Part of the Brachyhypopomus gauderio isolate BG-103 chromosome 17, BGAUD_0.2, whole genome shotgun sequence genome, CAGTCTAGGAAACATAACACTAGGACTGACTTCTGTAGATCGATCATACAGAAAGCGATTTAAACAATTAATCCCACCTATAGTCTACCATGCCAGTTCTATCTCGGTCCAGTTTCTCGATGAGTTCTTCAATCTGGAACCGTTCCAGAGGGATACTGGATTGCTGTATTGTGTGAACAGAATCATGAATTATAAAAGCGCTTTATCTGCAGGATGTTTTTCATGCATATTAGAATCTTGGTATAATAATGGAGCTGACTCTTGAGTTAAGAAATGGGCTCTTACCTGTACTGCCTTTCGGAATTCTGAGACAGGGACTTGCATTGTCCCATCTTTGTCGATATTTCGGAAGAAATCCCAAAGGCGGAGCTTTCTCTGATCAAGATAGTCCTTCATAAATGGCAAAACAGACATTGTTGTTAGTGAATACTACAGCTAGTGGTCTACACTATAAATTACCCCATCTAACAATCGCCATCTTTATATTTCCAGCTAAAAAAAGCATCACAACTCTCATCATGATTTGGTTTTGACTTCATTTATATGTAAAAGTTCCTCTTGTACCTGGATGATTTTCATAGGGTCGAGGCGCTTTGGAGGCTTCTTAGCAATAAAGCCACCAACGCCTCCATGGTGCACCTCCAGACTGGGGTGATCCTGACATGTTAACTCCAAGAGCTGCACAAAGGTTTCATTCACCAGCACgttctagaacacacacacacacacacacacacacacagaattattaataattacatACAGAAACTTCAAACAAACGTGCATGATAAGGTTATGTCCTCTATCCATTCCCATCGTGTGTTATGAACATGTACATGAAACTCACAGACATGTTGATCTCCTCCAGGGCAGTTTTCTGAGTGTTCTTTATTACCCCGATCAATGCAAGGGCCCCTTCTACTGTCAGAGAGTTGTAGGCCAGCTGCAAGAAGACTCATCATTATGCTATGAAGAACAAACACGTTTATGTCCACAGCTTGATTTCCACTTAATAGAGTCAATTCAGTGAGCCCTAAACAATGGCTGCACCCAAAACCCATTATTAGCCTCATCATAATAACATTCTCAATGTTAAAGATGTTGACCACGTCCCAAACCCACCTTTAGGGTTCTAAGCGTGTCGTTTGACTCCAGACCTTTGCAGAGCATGCTCACCCCTTCATTAGTAATGCGGTTGTTACTGAGGTCCAGGTACACTAAAGTGTTGTTGAATTTGAGGGCCTCACCCAACGCCAGGGCTCCCTCATTACCAAAGCCATTCCAAGATAGGTCCAAGTGTTTCAAAGTCACATTCACCTGAAAAATATGACATATTAGGCATGACAATACCAAGTCAGATGCCTCCATTAACCATATCAGTAACatttattttatgtaattattattatgactGTGTATATTTGATATTCTTCAATATCATATATGAATGTCATATATGTGCTTCTGTGTCATTTTTCATACTTTAAGTCCAGCACTGAAGGCCACAGCCCCTTTCATTCTGAGATGATTCCAGCTGAGGTCAAGAACCTCGACTCCCTCGTTATTAGCTGTGTCAATATAAATGTAACTTCTTTAATTTCTGCTTGtcaataacacactcacacagcaaatATACACAATATAATGATATGATATATATAATGATATGATCGATCATAACTTGATATAGCATAAATCATCATTTTGTTAAATCATATTCACCTAGCATTTGGCCCAGGTATTCCCCACCTCTTCCACAGAACTGGTTGTGACTCAGATCCAACTCCTTCACTCTGTAGTTGGTCTAGAAAGAGAGCTCAGACTGAAGCAGGCACTACAGTCACAGGCAAGCTGAAACAGGCACCACAGTCACAGGCAGGCTGAAGCAGGCACCTCAATTGCAGGCATACTGAAGCATGCACCACAGTCACAGGTAGACTGAAGCATGCACCACAGTCACAGGTAGACTGAAGCAGGCACCACAGTCACAGGCAGACTGAAGCAGGCACCACAGTCACAGGCAGACTGAAGCAGGCACCACAGTGACAGGCAGGTTGAAGCAGGCACCACAGTCACAGGTAGGTTGAAGCAGGCACCACAGTCACAGGCAGGCTGAAGCAGGCACCACAGTCAGAGACACACTAAAGCAGGCACCACAGTCACAGGCAGTCTGAAGCAGGCACCACAGTCACAGGCAGACTGAAGCAGGCACCACAGTCACAGGCAGACTGAAGCAGGCACCACAGTCACAGGCAGGCTGAAGCAGGCACCACAGTCACAGGCAGACTGAAGCAGGCACCACAGTCACAGGCAGACTGAAACAGGCACCACAGTCACAGGCAGACAGAATCAGGCACCTCAATCGCAGGCAGACTGAAGCAGGCACCACAGTCACAGACAGACTGAAGCAGGCACCACAGTCACAGGCAGACAGAAACAGGCACCACAGCCACAGGCAGACTGAAGCAGGCACCACAGTCACAGACAGGTTGCTATTGCTACAGCTTTATATCAACGTAGTGTGACCTCACTTACTGAAAAGGCTTCTGCAAACCATTTGGCATCTTCATCTGTGAATTTGTTTCCTATTAACAAATAAGGGAGCTGTCTCTTGACTGACAGTTCAAGAGGATTAATGACAGATGGACAATAACACTGTTCCTGATTATACCTGAAAGTCTGATTGATTTGATGGAAATGTTATCCAGCAGCATCTTTGCAATGCACTCTGCTCCTGCAGACTTGAGGTGATTGTCGGAGAGGTCCTATGTGAAGGGAAGATTATCAACCAGACGAATCAGACAAATTGAAGACTCTACTGCCCTCTAATGGACACACATGGATATATTGTGCTGTGTTCAACGTTGCGATTAGGGTCCAAGCCCACCATCTAAAACATTATTGGGTTTTTAAAGTCTTAACAAGTATTATTCCTAGTTTTAATAAGTATAAAATGTACCAGGTTTTGAATGGTGAAATTGGCCTTCAGCATCTCCGCAATATATCTTGCTCCTTCACCCAGCAAGAAATTGTCCATCAGTTCCAGTGTTGTAGTGTGCATATCAGTCTAAGTAGAATATAGACACACCTGTAATAATTCTATGTACTAAAAATTTAATGTACTGTATTTCATTTTATGCAGCTATTGCTATTGCTGTTCAACAACCCATCTTAGTTTTGTGATGTACAGTTGAACCTATAGTCACACAAATCTCTTTTACCACCAGGGCAATGGCCATTGCTTTTCCTCCTAAAGGACCGAGGCCATGATGGTTGAGGTCAATGGTGTCAGAGCCGAGGTTTCTCAGGAAGTAGCTGACAGGAACAACCCCCACCATCCTACAGGCCTGCAGGTACAGCTGTGCGGTGGACATGTCTGTCCCACTGCTCTTTGGTTCTGCTGTGTCACAGGGGCAGATGCTTTATCACCTTGTGTAGTTTAAACACGTCCACATCCACCTCTACCATTTGACTTCACCTACCTTCATCTTCCACATATTCATCTTCATTCCACTCCTCCTCATCCTTGAGATCAGATTCACATGGACTGAGCGCCTCATCCAAGCTTAGGGAATCCAGTGAGAAGCAGGACTGTTCCATGTTACTGTCCTCTAAAAAGACACACTGGAAAAGACACACCGGAACTAAATTAGACTTCACCAGCAATATGTGTATGTCTTTTTACAGATTCAAGAGTCCCCAATTCCTGAGATATAAGTCCACCTTCACTTCAGGATAGATCCAGACACTGTCTTAGCAACAGGAGTGCATGCGATACCTGTGTTTGCTTGTGGAATACCTTTCAGTGGTGGACTATTCAGTCAAGCCCCAGTCATGAAAGATTCATGATCTAAGCAAGACAGGACCAGTCATCAGATTTCCCACATAGTATTTCATCACAAACATTCCAATACCTTCATGTCTGCTTGTTTTGTGAGAATTTTGGAGCCCAAGAGCCACCTACTCAAATTACCACCTACTCAAGATTAATTCCTTTCCatgttattatattattaatacatattatattatattatgaataAATAGTATATACTAATAATGAATATTATTGTATTAATACTGTATTTGTAGACAATTTATACAAATTTTATATGATGATatgataaaataatataaaatgtacTTCGAACAACATAGTAAACATTGCAGTAATGTAACCTACAACAGTACATTCAGagatattacattttgtttacattcatttatttaatagTTCCATAGTTCAGAGCTTCATTTGCGAACACTACATCGGTTCATTTTCCCCTGCGACAGAACGAGCGCTTCACTTGACGCTTCCAGGCGCGGAGAGACGAATAAAGTTATTTTGCTGCTCCGTGAGAATGCGCAGGGCGGACACTTGAGCCATGATTGGGACTCTTATATATTATGGACTATACCCCCTCACAAAACTCATCACCAAAGTCTCGGGTAAGGTGCAACCACGGTCGCGTTTGCTTGTTTTTATTTGACTTGTGTTAAATCTGCGTTGTGCCGTTATTGCATCATTAGCCTACCAAAGttgttagccagctagctagctgtgTGGTGTGATTGTGGATGTGTTGGATAAGTGCGACTAGTGCGGCCGATGTGCCGCCTGCGCCTGATCCTTCCGCCGTGTGACTGTATGTCCTCGCTTTTGCAGGGAATACATGTTGCATGTCCTGTTGTCAACAAGAgcagtgtgtctctgtctctgaagcctgtgtagctagctagctggctagccAATCATGCAGAATACATTTGACTAAGTCTAAACCATCATTTACCACATACAGGTAGTGCAAGATGGTTAGTATAGTTTGTTTCAGTAAGGATAGTAAATGAAACCAGGAACTAATGGCGTGTTTGCCTCTCTCTGTGAGGTGTATGGTGTATCAAATAATCTAGCTAGCCGTTTCTTTGATATAATATTTACAGACCCCTAAAGTAATCTAATAAAGCCATAAATTCTATTCTgcagtaaaaacaaacaaatctaaAATTCACAGTCTTGACTTAAATGTTTGAAAGTCATATTTTAAGTATTTTTGGAGCTAGATAAACCTAGCTCAACATTTCTGTATTGTACAGAGTTGTGGTGTAAGAGTTATCCTGCGTTCATTAATGGCAAAGAAGTGTGGGATGGTGCCGGAGCCCCTTTCAGAAGGCTTAACGAGCAGCAGATCGCCTTGTTGGACCCGTGGCCCAGTACTGAGAGTCAATCTCCAGAGAGCCCTGA contains:
- the LOC143481148 gene encoding leucine-rich repeat-containing protein 74A-like gives rise to the protein MEQSCFSLDSLSLDEALSPCESDLKDEEEWNEDEYVEDEAEPKSSGTDMSTAQLYLQACRMVGVVPVSYFLRNLGSDTIDLNHHGLGPLGGKAMAIALVTDMHTTTLELMDNFLLGEGARYIAEMLKANFTIQNLDLSDNHLKSAGAECIAKMLLDNISIKSIRLSGNKFTDEDAKWFAEAFSTNYRVKELDLSHNQFCGRGGEYLGQMLANNEGVEVLDLSWNHLRMKGAVAFSAGLKVNVTLKHLDLSWNGFGNEGALALGEALKFNNTLVYLDLSNNRITNEGVSMLCKGLESNDTLRTLKLAYNSLTVEGALALIGVIKNTQKTALEEINMSNVLVNETFVQLLELTCQDHPSLEVHHGGVGGFIAKKPPKRLDPMKIIQDYLDQRKLRLWDFFRNIDKDGTMQVPVSEFRKAVQQSSIPLERFQIEELIEKLDRDRTGMVDYRGLADTRKQMMRDHRRQLRKVESRQKKEKQKSERILKTFQSAVEAVTPRSSLVMSPGGAKEDSSGPQHFSATPLSSWHHIMMSNGSRYSVSNMGGEHMHLPMIGAATGSRRTPRAPAVRSYSQPNLTEDGPRPSLIKAASAQGSSQTFNLGDLSPVGDLLTRSRPALNITKPAAKTPKGKRKKPNKQADRIARGHDPNDVKKTWQNTPVVL